The Patescibacteria group bacterium genome segment TTTACTTCTCTCTCCTTACAATTAGCCAAGTTTTCCCTTTCTTTCAAAACCTTTTTAGTCGTCCTTTCTCTTTTCTTTCTGCCTGTTTTTCTTCTCGGCTCAATCTATCCCTTAATTATTGCCAGCTTTAAAAGTAAGAAATCAGGCCAGGCCGCGGGCCTTATTTTTGCTATTTCCACTGCCGGCAGCATCCTCGGCACTCTTCTTCCTTCTTTTGTTCTTATTCCCTTAATCGGCACTAAATTAACTTTTTTCTTAACCGGTATTGCTTTGGAAATCATTGCCTTAATTGGTCTACCCAAATTCCAGAAAATTATCCCGGCCTTAATTTTAATCATCCTCCTTTTTAACTTTCCCAAATCCCAAAAGCTTTCATTTTCACCAAATAATGAGGTTATTTATCAAACCGAATCTCTTTATCAAGAAATCAAGGTTATCAAAAGGGGAAAGATTTATCTTCTTTCCTTAGGTCCAAATAGTTTTATCAGCTCTTCTTATTCGCCTTATTCCTATTTAACCGATGGATGCTTTGATTATTTCAACCTTTTGCCTTTGTTGAGAAACGACAAAAACCTAGACGTTCTTATCATTGGCTTAGGTGCTGGTACTATTTCTCGCCAGTACCAGCATTTCTTTTCTAATCAATATGATCTCAAAATCGATGGGGTGGAAATTGATCCTGAAGTAATCAAGGTGGGCAAAAAATATTTTGAATTAGAGCAACCTAGCTTAACCATCTATCAAATGGATGGCCGGGCTTTTCTTAATCAAACTGAAAAAAAATATAACGTTATCATTGTCGACGCCTATGCCCGCCAAACCTATATTCCTTTTCATTTAGCCACTGAATAGTTTTTTCAGGAAGCTAAAAATCATCTTCAAGAAAAAGGTATCCTTGCCTTTAATATTGCCACTTCTTCCCAGAACAGCTTCCGTTTTCAAACAATCAGTCAAACAGTAAAATCGGTTTTCAACTACACTTATTCTTTTTCAGTTGATAATGGTAATAGCTTAATTTTTGCTAGTAATGAATCTATAAAGCCACTAAAGAATATTAATTTAGAGGAAGTTCCTGATGAGCTAAAAGCATTAATCCAAAATCTGACTCTTCAATTCTTAAAACCGACTAATCTTGATAAGCCAAATTTAATCCTCAAAGACGACACTGCTCCAACAAGACTTTAATTGTTTTTTAATTATTGGGATTTTTTTAATTTCTTCTGAATTTCTTTCTACCTTAAACCACCCGTCACTCTAACCTTTTTTAATAAAGATTCATCTTCCAAAACCTTACCACAACCTCTAACCACGGCATTCATCGGATTATCGGCCAACCAAACAGGCATCTTGGTTTCCTCGGCAATTAATTTATCTAAACCCACCAATTGAGAGCCACCGCCACATAAAGTAATCCCCCGAGCAATAATATCGGCCACCAACTCTGGGGGTGTTTCTTCAATCACTTCCGAAATCTGATCAACAATCTGACGAACGACTGGTGAAATCGCTTCCCTAATCTCTTCTGAACCAATTTTCAAAGATTTAGGCAAACCTGTTTCCAAACCCCGACCTCGAACAATCATCTCCCGAATTCTTTCTCGAGAGTAAGCTGAACCAAGTTGAATTTTAATCTCCTCAGCCGTGGCTTCACCTAGAAGAAGAGAATATTTTAATCTCATGTAAGTGATAACCGCTTCATCCATTTCATCGCCAGCAATCCGCAAACAACGCTCAATCACAATTCCCCCAAGAGAGATAACCGCAATTTCCGTGGTGCCCCCACCAATGTCCACTAAAAGAGCGCCTTCTGGCTTTTCAATTGGCAAACCAATCCCAATCGCCGCCGCCATTGGTTCTTCAATCAAATAAGCTTTTCTTGCTCCTGCACTTAAAGCCGCATCCTGAACCGCCTTTCTTTCGACTTCGGTTACGCCTGAAGGAATACCAATGACCATTCTTGGCTTAGGAATTCTGGGAAAAAGAGGTCCTGACTGATGAATTTCCTCAATGTATTTCTTAAGTATCGCCTCGGCAGCATCGAAATCAGCAATCACCCCATCCTTTAAAGGCCGAATCGTCTCAATCATTTCCGGTGTCTTGCCAATCATTTTCTTGGCTTGACTGCCAATCGCCAAAATCTCTTTGGTTTTTTTATGGCGGGCAACCACCGACGGTTCCCGAATGACAATTCCCTTTTCCTTAACCCAAACCAGAGTATTGGAAGTGCCTAAATCAATGCCGACATCATGAGAGATTAGACTAAAAAGAGAGTCAAATATCATTTAAAAAAATAATCTTAAAGAAGCCATTAAATAATGGGCTTAGTATAACACAAATTCTTTAATCTGAGGAAGGAATTTTTAAACGAACTCGCTGACCATCATGAGAAACCCAAGTCCCAGGCGGTAAATCTTCAAGGGTCCTTAAATCCAAACAAAAACCTGGTTCCCTTGATAAACGGAGTGAACCCCAACCACCGCTTGGACCGTAAACCCAAACCGAATTAGCTTCCTCCCAATTATTAAAATCAACTTCATCATATCGCTTGGCTTCGTCTTCAGTCATAAAATGCCAAACATTCCAAGACCGGAAAAAACCTTTTGGTTCTGGTATCGGCTCTCGCTCCCTTAGATTCATGAGGGGAATAATAACAAAGAGTTTGTTCCTACGCAAGAAATTTGTTAAACTAAGTTAAGGTCAGGAATGAACAAGACAATTTCCCTTTTGCTTAATCGAATTATTGAATCAAGTTTTTATCTTCTTTTTTTCCTGGTTCCTTTGATCCTGACTCCCTGGAACTACGAGCTTTTTGAGTTTAATAAAATGATCCTCGCCTATCTCCTAACAGTCGTTATTATTGCTGCCTGGATTGTTAAAATGATTACTGAGAAAAAGATTATCTTTCGTCGGACTATCCTTGACCTTCCTTTAATCCTTTTTCTTGGTTCCCAAATTATGGCTACTATTTATAGTATTGATCGTCATACTTCCCTTTGGGGTTATTACAGCCGCTTCAATGGCGGTCTTTTCCCCACCATCAGCTATCTTCTTCTTTACTGGGCCTATGTCAGTAACTTTAATAAAGAAAAAACCCTGACCACCATTCGCTTTACTCTAGCTTCCACTATCCTCGTCTCTCTTTA includes the following:
- a CDS encoding rod shape-determining protein, with amino-acid sequence MIFDSLFSLISHDVGIDLGTSNTLVWVKEKGIVIREPSVVARHKKTKEILAIGSQAKKMIGKTPEMIETIRPLKDGVIADFDAAEAILKKYIEEIHQSGPLFPRIPKPRMVIGIPSGVTEVERKAVQDAALSAGARKAYLIEEPMAAAIGIGLPIEKPEGALLVDIGGGTTEIAVISLGGIVIERCLRIAGDEMDEAVITYMRLKYSLLLGEATAEEIKIQLGSAYSRERIREMIVRGRGLETGLPKSLKIGSEEIREAISPVVRQIVDQISEVIEETPPELVADIIARGITLCGGGSQLVGLDKLIAEETKMPVWLADNPMNAVVRGCGKVLEDESLLKKVRVTGGLR
- a CDS encoding fused MFS/spermidine synthase yields the protein MKFKQLKSLFLYLTAFLCGVAGMIVELTAVRLVAPFFGSSMEVWATIIALVMTALALGYFFGGQLSKRIKKIDSVVYLIIASAGLLISFSYLFVEPIVSFTSLSLQLAKFSLSFKTFLVVLSLFFLPVFLLGSIYPLIIASFKSKKSGQAAGLIFAISTAGSILGTLLPSFVLIPLIGTKLTFFLTGIALEIIALIGLPKFQKIIPALILIILLFNFPKSQKLSFSPNNEVIYQTESLYQEIKVIKRGKIYLLSLGPNSFISSSYSPYSYLTDGCFDYFNLLPLLRNDKNLDVLIIGLGAGTISRQYQHFFSNQYDLKIDGVEIDPEVIKVGKKYFELEQPSLTIYQMDGRAFLNQTEKKYNVIIVDAYARQTYIPFHLATE